The genome window CGTGATCGCAGCCGTCAACGTCGTCTTCCCGTGATCCACGTGACCAATCGTACCCACGTTCACGTGCGGCTTCGTCCGCTCGAACTTCGCCTTGGCCATGGGAGCTCCTCCGTTCAACGGCCCCGTGGAGCCACGGGCCCATCGTCTCGCTCGCCCGCCCACGCCGGCGGGCCCTCTCTAGCAGCTACCAGCGGTAGTGCGCGAACGCCTTGTTGGCCTCCGCCATCCTGTGAACGTCCTCGCGCTTCTTCACGGCCCCGCCGCGCCCGGCCGCCGCATCCATCAGCTCGTTGGCCAGCTTCTCGATCATGGTGCGTTCGGTGCGGGCCTTGGCGAAGCTGATCAGCCACCGGTAGGCCAGCGACTGGCGCCGCTTCGGGGTCACGTCCACGGGCACCTGGTAGTTCGAGCCCCCGACCCGGCGCGACTTCACCTCCATCACCGGCCGCACGTTGTCGACCGCCTTCTGGAAGACCTTCAGCGGATCCTCTCCCGTCTTCTCCTTGATCCGCTCCATGGCCTTGTAGAAGATCCGCTCGGCGACGGTGCGCTTGCCGTCCACCATCAGGCAGTTGATGAACTTCGTCACCATCGGCGACCCGTAGATCGGGTCCGGCGGCGACGGTCGAACCGG of Acidobacteriota bacterium contains these proteins:
- a CDS encoding 30S ribosomal protein S7, yielding MPRRREVPVRPSPPDPIYGSPMVTKFINCLMVDGKRTVAERIFYKAMERIKEKTGEDPLKVFQKAVDNVRPVMEVKSRRVGGSNYQVPVDVTPKRRQSLAYRWLISFAKARTERTMIEKLANELMDAAAGRGGAVKKREDVHRMAEANKAFAHYRW